The following DNA comes from Sediminitomix flava.
GTCCATAAAACCCCAAAAGATCATGGAATTCCTAACTGGGAAGATGTGTACTTCCCTTCATCAGATGGTGTCCCATTGGAAGGTTGGTACATCCCTGCGGTAGATGGAGAAAGCGACAAACTAATTATTATCAACCACCCTATGCCTATGAGTCGTTCGGGTTTCACAGGACACTTTGGAGAGCCTTTCTCTAATGTAGATACGCTTGAAATCGACTTTGTAGCCCATATGGCTCACCTTTCAAGGGCAGGCTATAATATTTTGGCTTATGATCTCCGAAATCATGGAAATAGCGGCAGTGCCAATGGCGGAATCTGTGGAATTGGTCGTTATGAATGGCGAGACTGCGTAGGAGCGAAAAAATACGTGGATGCGCACCCAAAACTATCCAAAATGACCGTAGGACTTTACAGTCGTTGTACGGGAGGAAATGCACAATATGAAGCGATTTACAGACATCCCGAGTTATTTGAAAACCTTAAATGCTTCTTTGGGCCAATGACGGTTTCCATGACAGCTCTCATGACCTCATTTGCAGGGCTAATGGGAGTAAATCAGTACATGGAACTGATGGATTTTGAACAAGTCAAATTAGGTGGTTTTACCAATGGAGAAATGCATCCTCAGAATTATTCATCGGCGGTGAAAGTCCCTTATTTTATGGCTGAAGTCCTAGACGATGTATGGACTGACAACCCTAAAGATGCTCAAGAAATCTTCGATAATATCAGCTCAGAAGAGAAAGAACTGTTTTGGATTGAAGGAACAGACAGACGTTTCGATGGCTATAATTACTTTGGTCTTTACCCAGAAAAGATGACTACTTTCTTTGATAAATACATGAAATAAATCGCTATGACAAAAGACGAAATCTTAAAGCTCGTAGACGAAACAAAAACACCACAAATCCGAGCTGGAGAAACCCATTCTTTCAATGACATCTGGATGGTTGTAGTTGATGGTAGAATATTCTGTAGACAGTATTCATTTAGTGAAAGAAGCTGGTATTCAAGTTTCCTTTCCGATTCTAAAGGCGCAATCAAATGTGATGACAAAATCATTGAAGTCAATGGCATTATCCCTAAAGATTTAGATGAAATCAACGAAGAGGTGAATAAAGCCTACATCGAAAAGTATGATAATCGGCTAAATCACTACCCTCAGATAGCTCATCAGATGACAGGTGAAAAATATATGGCAAAGACCATGGAGCTTATACCAATTATATGATGACTAAAGACAAACCCTATGAATACACCATTATATGTATTTGCAAAATTCCATTGCCAAGCTGACAAAGTGAAAGAAATGAAAGCACTTCTTCAAGAGTTTATTACAGAAACCCTAGCGAATGAAGAAGGCTGTATCACTTATACTTATTTGCAGTCAACCGAAGATGAAACCCTTTTTACTTCCTTAGAAATTTGGCAAAACTCGGAAGTAGAAGCGGCACATTGGGAAATGGAACATATGAAAAGATTATTAGCCAAACTGCCCGAAGTTGCAGATGGTGATGCCGAAATCACCAAATACACAAGAGCTTAATTATTCACTTTATTCAACTAACTATGAAAAGGATTCTAATAACAGGAGCTGGTTCTGGGCTAGGAAAAGGTACAGCTTTAGGGCTTGCAAAAAATGGACATCACGTCATTGCGGCTGTTCACCTTTGGGAACAAAAAACTGCACTGCTAGAAGAAATAGAAGCTTTAGGTCTACAGAACATTGAAGTCACAAAAATAGATATCCTAGATCAGATTGATCGAAGAAAAGCATGGCAATATGATATTGATATTTTAGTCAACAATGCAGGTATCGGAGAAACTGGACCTATTGCTGAAATCCCTGTTGATCTCCTACGAAAAGTGATGGAAACGAATGTTTTTGGTACGCTCGAATTCACACAAGGTTTCGTAAAGAAAATGGTAGAAAGAAGGGCGGGTAAAATCTTCTTTGTGTCTTCTATGGCAGGTGTTTCTACCTACCCTTTTCTAGCTCCTTACAATGCTTCCAAACACGCTTTGGAAGCCGTAGCACAATGTATGCGCGATGAGCTAAAGCCTTTTGATATTACTGTCGCGACGATCAATCCTGCGGCTTTCAGAACAGGATTTAATGATCGAATGTATGACTCGGTAGATCAATGGTACGATGAAAATAAAAACTTTACAGAAGCAAAAGCGATTAGAGATATTCAAGAAAGTGTCGCTAGCCCTGATGGTCAATATGACCCTGAAATGATGATAAAGGGAATGATAGATGTTATTCCGAAAGACAAACACAAATTCAGAACGATGATTCCGAAGGAAGTAGAAGATTGGTGTAAAAATTACCAAGTCAACCAATGGACGTTAGAGGTCGAGGTCAAAAACTCGGACGAAAATAATTCAAATATTAGAGCTGCTTCTTAATGAAATAAACATCAAAAGACTAGAAAGTAACTTTCTAGTCTTAATCACCTATCTCAAAATAGCTCATCACATGAAGTAAATCATCAAACTTTTATTTATATTTTTAAATTATATCACTTAAATTTAGATAGTCAAAAAAGACAACTCTTTTTAAAATTTCAAAAGTATTTTTCAGCTATTTATCATTCATTAAACTCAATTTAAAGTGAAACATTTTTTTTATTTTTTTTTAATATCCCTAGTTTCTTGCGAAGGAGAAATTGGACTGACAGAGGGTAATAGTTTGTTCAATATTGTCAATGAACCTATCGGAGAAAATTGTTCCGCTGGAGGACAAAAAATAGATATCGGAATAGACCTTAACAAAAATGGTACTCTTGATTATGAAGAAATAGAATCAACTCAATACATATGTAATGGGGAAAATGGTACCGATGGACAAAGTAGTCTTATAAAATTGACAGAAGAAAAAGCAGGAAACAACTGCTTTTATGGAGGGTATAAGATCGAAACGGGTATCGACTTAAACAAAAACGATATCCTTGACGAAGAAGAAGTTGAATACACCCAATACATTTGTCACACTGACTCATATGTTTCATTAAAAAGTAATCTTGTTGCATATTACCCTTTTATTGGTAATGGAGACGATATTACAGACAACGGGAATAACAGTACTGTATATAATGCAAGTTTAACAAATGACAGAAAAAGCAACACCAATAGCGCTTACCACTTTGATGGTAATAGCTATATCAGCATACCTCATAGTTCGTCATTTGCTTTTGACACACAGTTTTCAATAGCTGTATGGGTTAAGCCTTCTGCATTTAATTCCGATAACTGTGAATCTAACCGGATAATAGAAAAAGGTATTGAAACTCAAAGAGGTAATTGGGGTTTATATTACGATGATAACTTTGAAGGAAATGGCTGTGGAGAACTTGATCCAAATAAGGTTCGATTTAAATTCGGTATCGTTGGTGATAATGGATATAGGTATGCGTATGTTGGTGAAACAAACATAAATTTAAATGAATGGTATTTCGTAACAGGAACTTATGATGGTTCACAAATGAAACTATATGTAAATGGAGAAGTTGAATTTAGTGAAAATGTATCTATTAATTTATACACAAATACAGCACCAATAACTATCGGAAAACAAGACCATAGTTCATATCCTTACTTCTTAAACGGAGCGATTGATGATATCCATATTTTTAATAAAGCCCTCACTAAAGAGGAAGTAGATTTACTATATAATCTATAAAAATATTCAGATTTTAACTTACAAGTTAAAAATTATGCCTCTATTGGTTAATAACTAATAGAGGCATTTCTTAATAAATTAATTTTAAAAGTTAGGCATCCCCAAAATATAATAACCCAATTTTTTACCATTTTCTTTTTCTGCTGGCTTTACTTCCCAAGTATATTCATTGTCTGAAGGTGGAAGTAATTCTTCAATATCTTCAAAAGTATAAGTTCTGGGTAAAGAAGCTTGTCCATCCCAAGCATAGAAAATAGGAACAAGAGGAATTAGCCATGTAAATAAAATGTCCTTAAAAGTTAACGGCTTGATAAAAGGCAGCATAAAAATAGACATGATAGCCAATATAGGTAAGGTAATGGGTAACAACAATCCCCAAACAAACACGGGTACTTTATTTTCACCTAACTCATAGATCAGGATACTTTCTTTATTCTTTTGAGCTGAAGCTAAAATCTCACTTGCTATTTTGGGAGGCATATGGTGAAAACTATTGATCATAGTTTTTATCCCTTCTGGAGTATTATCCAAGTTTACTGCATCTAATGATTCTTCTTGATAAGAAATAGAATTACTTTCATCTGAATTAAATGATACTGCAAGTTTTGCATTAGGATGTAAATCAGTTAAAAGCAAATCGACTATTTCAGCCTCAAATTGAGAATTCAAATACGCTATAGCCATTGGCATTGCTCCTCCAGACCCAGAACCTAGATCTACTACTCTGGTAAAATTTGTCTTCTGTTTAGCTTCCAATAAAAGGTTAGCAATCACCTTCTCTACTCCCATCATC
Coding sequences within:
- a CDS encoding alpha/beta hydrolase family protein, with the protein product MFQKTLEYQIDSTLKSRMGEERYLKAIEQQKSIAEKDYATIKYLAEFAVRPMFRTPVHKTPKDHGIPNWEDVYFPSSDGVPLEGWYIPAVDGESDKLIIINHPMPMSRSGFTGHFGEPFSNVDTLEIDFVAHMAHLSRAGYNILAYDLRNHGNSGSANGGICGIGRYEWRDCVGAKKYVDAHPKLSKMTVGLYSRCTGGNAQYEAIYRHPELFENLKCFFGPMTVSMTALMTSFAGLMGVNQYMELMDFEQVKLGGFTNGEMHPQNYSSAVKVPYFMAEVLDDVWTDNPKDAQEIFDNISSEEKELFWIEGTDRRFDGYNYFGLYPEKMTTFFDKYMK
- a CDS encoding DUF2255 family protein; this encodes MTKDEILKLVDETKTPQIRAGETHSFNDIWMVVVDGRIFCRQYSFSERSWYSSFLSDSKGAIKCDDKIIEVNGIIPKDLDEINEEVNKAYIEKYDNRLNHYPQIAHQMTGEKYMAKTMELIPII
- a CDS encoding putative quinol monooxygenase, yielding MNTPLYVFAKFHCQADKVKEMKALLQEFITETLANEEGCITYTYLQSTEDETLFTSLEIWQNSEVEAAHWEMEHMKRLLAKLPEVADGDAEITKYTRA
- a CDS encoding SDR family oxidoreductase, whose translation is MKRILITGAGSGLGKGTALGLAKNGHHVIAAVHLWEQKTALLEEIEALGLQNIEVTKIDILDQIDRRKAWQYDIDILVNNAGIGETGPIAEIPVDLLRKVMETNVFGTLEFTQGFVKKMVERRAGKIFFVSSMAGVSTYPFLAPYNASKHALEAVAQCMRDELKPFDITVATINPAAFRTGFNDRMYDSVDQWYDENKNFTEAKAIRDIQESVASPDGQYDPEMMIKGMIDVIPKDKHKFRTMIPKEVEDWCKNYQVNQWTLEVEVKNSDENNSNIRAAS
- a CDS encoding LamG domain-containing protein; amino-acid sequence: MKHFFYFFLISLVSCEGEIGLTEGNSLFNIVNEPIGENCSAGGQKIDIGIDLNKNGTLDYEEIESTQYICNGENGTDGQSSLIKLTEEKAGNNCFYGGYKIETGIDLNKNDILDEEEVEYTQYICHTDSYVSLKSNLVAYYPFIGNGDDITDNGNNSTVYNASLTNDRKSNTNSAYHFDGNSYISIPHSSSFAFDTQFSIAVWVKPSAFNSDNCESNRIIEKGIETQRGNWGLYYDDNFEGNGCGELDPNKVRFKFGIVGDNGYRYAYVGETNINLNEWYFVTGTYDGSQMKLYVNGEVEFSENVSINLYTNTAPITIGKQDHSSYPYFLNGAIDDIHIFNKALTKEEVDLLYNL